GCGGGAGCTGGGCGCCGTCCAGCACCTCGCCGCGGTGGAGGTTGGTGAGCATGACCTCGGCGGTGGGGATGAGGTAGAGGTCGGGGTTCACGTGGTAGAGGTCGTCCTCGAACTTGGGGAGCTGACCGGTGCCGAAGAGCGTGTCGCGGTTGGTGATGACGGGCAGCCACCACTCCTTGAAGCCCGCCTTGACGTGCATGTCGATCATGAGGCTGATGAGCGCGCGCTCCATGCGCGCACCCATGCCGCCCAGGACGTAGAAGCGGGCCCCGGAGATCTTCACGCCGCGGTCGAAGTCAATGATGCCCAGCTCGGGGCCGAGGTCCCAGTGCGCCTTGGGCTCAAAGCCGTCCTCGGAGAAGTCGCGCGGGGCGCCCCAGCGACGCACCTCGGGGTTGTCGGAGTCGTCGCGCCCGTAGGGCACGCTCGGGTCGGGGATGTTGGGGATGGCGGAGACGAGGTCGAAGAGCTCCCGCTCGACCGCGTCGCGCTTCTCGTCAAGCTGGGCGATGCGGTCCTTGTTGGCGCTCACCTTGGCCTTGGCGGCCTCGGCCTCCTCGCGGCGGCCGTCGCGCATGAGCTGCCCGATCTCCTTGGAGACGGCGTTGCGCTCCGCCTGGAGCGCCTCGACCTCGACGATCACGGAGCGGCGCTCCTCGTCCAGCTCGAAGAAGCGCTCCCGGTCCCAGTGGGTGTTCTGGCGCGACTCGCACGCCTTGTCCACTGCGTCGGGGTTCTCGCGGACGAACTTGATGTCGAGCATGCTCACTCCTCGCCTGTTGGTGTCCTGGCCGCGGCGTGCGCGGCGGCCCCCCAAGTATATACTTGTCGGATGAGACGACGCGTCCCGGGAGGCGGCATGCAGGCAATCGCGGATTTCTTCACGTGGCTCTTCAGCGACACGACGGGGGTGCTGTGCCTCATTGGCGGGGGCATCGTGCTCTGCCTGCTCATCGCGGTTCTCATGGAGCGCAAGACCAAGCGGCAGTACTTCAACCACGAGAAGTCCGAGGGGGACTGGGACCTCTTCGACGACTCCGACGAGGAGTAGCGCGCGGCACGCCCTTCTCGCGTTCCGCGCGTGCTCCGCGCACACGCCACCCCCTTCGATTAACACGCATAATCCGGTATAGTATTGTATAATGCGAGAAGTTAATTACTCGTTTCCTTGATTTTGCGTGTTAATCGGGAGGCGCGCGAGCCGGAGTCGGCGCCCGCGCGCCGCGAAGGGAGCCCCCATGCGCCTCACCGTCGACAGGCTCACGGCGCTCCGGGCCCTTCGCGTGTTCCGCGCGTCATCTGGCGGGCTTCCCGTCGCGCGTTGCGACCTCCCCGCACCCGATCCGAGCCCCCAGCGCCGCTGGAGCGCGCGGCTCGTCCCGCTCGAGCGCCTCGCGCTCGACCAGAAGCCGACCACGGAGCGCCCCGTCGAGGTGCTTGCCCCCAGCGCCAAGACCCGCCTCCAGGCATCGTTCGCCCGCTGCTCGGTGCGGTCCACCAGCATTCCCTCCGGTTCGTTCGTCGATCTTGGGGGCGGCCTGCACATCCCGGCCCCCGAGCTGCTCTTCTTTGAGCTCGCCGACGTCATGACCCAGCCGGCGCTCGCTCTTCTCGGCTACGAGCTCTGCGGGACGTACGCGCGCGACGCCGCCGACCCGCGCCTCGGCGGGGCCGCCTATGACGTGCCTCCCGTGACGTCCGTCGATAAGATCGACGGCTACCTGCGCCTCCTCGGCGACCGGCCCGCCGCGCTTCTCGCCCGGCACGTCCTCTCGAGCGTCGCCGACAACGCATGGTCCCCCATGGAGGCCATCGTCGCCCTCATGGCCCGACTTCCCGCACACGAGCTCGGCTACGAGCTCGGCCGGATCCGGCTCAACGTGCGGCGCGGGGCCACGCCGGAGCTTGTGGCCCTGGGGGCCCGGGAGTCGCGCGTCCCCGACATCGAGGTCTGCGGGACCCACGTGGGCTTCAACTACGACGGCGGCGACCACCTCGACCTCGACTCCATCGCGCGCGCGGCGCTGGGCGGGACCCCCATCGCGCCATTCGCGACGTCAGGGAGAAGTACCTGGACGACCTCAAGCGCAACCGGGAGCTCGCCGCCCTGGGATGCGTCGTGCTGCCGGTGACGGCACGGGACCTC
Above is a genomic segment from Olsenella timonensis containing:
- the serS gene encoding serine--tRNA ligase, whose translation is MLDIKFVRENPDAVDKACESRQNTHWDRERFFELDEERRSVIVEVEALQAERNAVSKEIGQLMRDGRREEAEAAKAKVSANKDRIAQLDEKRDAVERELFDLVSAIPNIPDPSVPYGRDDSDNPEVRRWGAPRDFSEDGFEPKAHWDLGPELGIIDFDRGVKISGARFYVLGGMGARMERALISLMIDMHVKAGFKEWWLPVITNRDTLFGTGQLPKFEDDLYHVNPDLYLIPTAEVMLTNLHRGEVLDGAQLPLWYTAFTPCFREEAGSAGRDTRGIIRVHQFDKVEMVKFARPEDSMNQLESMVAEAEAVLKALGLPYHVVTLCTGDIGFSARKCYDIEVWLPSYNAYKEISSCSNCWDFQARRANIRYKDPAEFKGTRLVHTLNGSGLAVGRTMAAIIENYQNADGSVTVPEALRPYMGGVEVIRPE
- a CDS encoding DUF6724 family protein encodes the protein MQAIADFFTWLFSDTTGVLCLIGGGIVLCLLIAVLMERKTKRQYFNHEKSEGDWDLFDDSDEE